CTCTTGAGGGCGGTCTTTATGTTGTCCTCTATTTTCTCCAGAAACTTCTCGGGGGCCACCAGTATGGCCTCATAGGAACTGGAGTCTATGGACTCCTTCACCATCTCGACGGCTATGCTGAGGTCCTTAGTGCGCCAGATTCCGGGTCTCTCCTCGGTCTTTACCTTGACCCTCTGGAGCTCCTTTTCAAGCTCCTCCTTGATTCCATCTATGTCTCTTTTGAACTTCAGAAACGCTATCTTGGGGGAATACGCGACGTACACCTTCGGAGAACCCTCAACCTCGTTGACGAAGCCCCTCGCCTTCAGTGATGCTATGGTGTCGTAGACCCTGTTGTAGGGCACGCCGCTTCTCTCGGATATCTCCTTCGCCGTGCTCGGTCCGTAGACGAGGAGGGTCCAGTATATCATGACCTCATACTTCGTGAAGCCTATCCTGGTCAGCATGGTTATGGCCTTCTCGCTGATCTCCATACCTACCCCTCCCCAGAAAATGAGAGGAGGAGGTCTAAATACCTTTCCAGATGTCTGGTGATGAGGAAGTTCTCCCTCACGCGTTCCCTGGCGCTGATGCCAAGCCTTTCGGCCTTCTCAGGGTGCTTCAGCAGGTAAATGACTTTTTCGACGGCCTCTTCAATGCCGTTCACGAGGAAGCCGGTTTCCCCATCAACCACCTGGAACTTAATCCCCCCAACGGCTCTACCCACGACTGGCTTACCCTTCCACATGGCCTCCGTCACAGTCAGCCCAAAGCCTTCTCTGATGGACATCTGCAAGACCACGTCACTCGCCCGCTGGAAAGCATTGACTTCGCGGGCGTGGACTCCGGTCAAATTCGTCAGGACTTTAACGTCGTAGTCCTCGCCAATCTTCCTTAGGGTCTTCTCGAAGTAAACCCAGCCCTCAGGGTCGTCAGCCGCCATGACCCCGACAAGAAGCAACTGAACCTCCGGAATCCTCTCCTTCACTTTCCGGTAGACCTCGATAACGTCGAAGACACCCTTCCAGGGGTCGAAGCGGGCAACCTGTGTGATTATCGGCCTGTCCGGGTCAACGTCGAACCTTTCCAGCGTTTTAAGAACTTCTGACTCTTTCAGTTCCATGTTCTTCTCACTCAGCGGGTCAATTGACGGAGGCATGATGACGGTTTTCTCCGGGTTCAAATCCGGTTGAACGTATTCTGGAAGGTGGAAGATGTACCGATCGTATTTTTGAACATACTCTCTCAGGAACGCCCAGAATTCCATGTTCGGGTCGCTCAGGTCGATATGGCATCGCCAGATCCAGGGTTGGGTTTTCTCGTAGAAGTCTATGAGCGCCGCGGGTTGTGGGTCGTGGATGAGAACGTAGTCAAATTCGCTTAGGTCAGCTTTCTGAGCGTTCTCTTCGTTGGTTTTGATGTAGAGGTTCTTCATTTCCCCGGTGAGTTTGAGGTCTTTATTGCCCTGAAGGGCGTTGTGGAAGCTTTTGGTGACGTTGAAGAACTCGTCACTTCCTTCGATGACCCACCACTCCGCCCTTATTCCGACGTCGTTCATGAGGGGCACCAGATTGCTCAGTATCTCGGCGACGCCACCACCGTATGCGGTTGAGTTGACGTGGGCGAACTTGGCTCCCGAGAGCTTTTCACTCTTTTCCATAATCCTTGAGACGGCATCTTCTCCGGCAACAGAGGGATAGTCCTCAATCCTCTTCCGGGGCAGTTTCGTAACCTGGAACATGTCGAGACTCCTCCCTTTATACTTTTAGTATATGAATACCCGGCAAATGTTTGGCTGTCTATATATAAAAAGTTTTTTGAAATATATCCCGAATTTTAATGGACATATCGTAAATAAAGTTGGCATTTTCCGTTATTAATCCGGACATTTTCCCAAATTCTCGGAAAATTATGGACATAAATTAACAGGGGCTTTCCGAAAAATATAAATATACTAAAAGTATACAGCCCTAGTGAACAGCCCTGGCGAGGTGTCTATCTATGAGGTTTCATGCCAAAAGGTTTGCATTGCTTTTGAGCGTGCTGTTGTTAGCCGCCTTTGTCTCGGGATGCATTTCAGGAGGGGGAACATCCCCAACGCAGACAACCTCCAGCCCCGGACAGACGACCACTCAGGAGCAGGTTGAGATAGTCGTTTACGGTCAGTGGGGTGGAGTCGAGGGTGAGAACTTCCAAAAGGCTCTGAAAGTTTACGAGCAGGAGCACCCCAACGTTAAGATAAAGTATGTGACCCAGTCCAAGCTCAGGGATGCCGTTCTCACGGAGCTCGCAACGGGCTCTCCGGGTTTTGACATCGCGATTCTTCCGTGGCCGGCCCTTATTACCGAGCTCGGCCAGAAGAACCAGCTCGAACCTATGAACTCCGTGGTTGATGCTTACAAGGGCGACATCATGGAGAACCTCCTTGAACCCGTGAAGGTTGGGAACACCTACTACGCCGTTCCAATAAAGGCCTGGGCAAAGCCCGGAATCTGGTACAACGTCCACGACTTCGAGAAGTACAACGTAAAGCCACCTGAGACCCTCGATGACCTCAAGGCCGTTTGTAAGGTCTTTGAGCAGAACGGAATTCAGCCCATGGCCAGTGGAGCCGCCGACAAGTGGCCTCTGAGCGACATATTCGAGGCGGTTCTCATCAGGGTTGGTGGCCCACAGCTCCACAACGACCTCATGACCCACAAGGTCAAGTGGACCGACCCGCAGGTTATTGAGGCCTTCAAGGTGCTCAGTGACCTCATTAAAGACGGTTGCTACGGCGACCCCAAGGTCGCCATCGGTGAGAAGTGGGAGGTTCAGGTTTCGAGGCTTGGCCAGGGAGATGTGGCCATGTACTTCATGGGCAACTGGATCAACCTCATGCTCCAGAACCAGGGATACAAGCCCGGCACAGACTACGACCTGATCCCGTTCCCCGTTATCAACCCCAACGCCGACTTCGCCATCGTTGCCGGTGGCGACTGGGTTATAATTCCAAAGGGTGCTCCCCACAAGGATGCGGCCTTTGAGCTCGCCAAGTGGCTCGCCGGTCCGGAGTACCAGAAGATAATGGTGGAGCAGAAGGGCTACCTAGCGCCCAACCTCAAGGTTCCCAAGAGCGCCTACGACCCGGTTGACGCGAAGATCATCGACATGATGGCAAAGTACACCGTGGTTCCCGACCTTGACGACAACGCCCCATCGGGATTCCAGCCGATAATCTGGGACAAGCTCTTCGAGCTCTGGGCCAACCCCGACAACTACCAGCAGATAGCCCAGGAGCTTGAACAGTACGCGGAACAGTACTACGGCTCATGAGGTGCCTGAGATGGGCGGAAGGAGGGACTGGCTCAGCAGGGATTTCCTGATCCTGATGATGCCCGCCTTCATCCTCCTTTTAGTTTTTATACTCTACCCGATTTTCAACACGTTCTACCTGGGGTTCACCAAGTGGGACGGCTTCACCCAGCCCCAGTTCGTTGGAATTGAGAACTATCGCACCATGATGGGTGACCCGCTCTTCTGGACGTCGGTGAAGAACAACATATTCATATTCATCGTTTTCCTGCCCTTTGTGACGATGCTCGGCCTTGGCTTCGCACTCCTCCTCCACAACAGCGCCGTTGTGGGGCGCAACCTGCTCAGGGGCTTCGTAATGCTTGGCATGGTTATGCCCCTTACCGTCGTCGGTATCGTCTGGATGCTTCTCCTGGACCCCAACGCGGGTATCGTCAATCACGTGCTAAGTTTCTTTGGAATAGAACCAAGGGCGTGGATTCAGGATCCCAGCACGGCGATATACTTCGTTATAATAGGCTCCCTGTGGGCGTGGCAGGGCTTTTCGACCACGGTATTCCTGGCCGGACTGGAAGGTCTCGACATTGAGGTTCTTGAGGCCTCGATTATCGATGGTGCAAACCCCTGGCAGCGCTTCAGATACGTCATACTGCCCCTGCTGAAGCCTGCCTTGATAGTGGTAGTCACCATGAGCTCCATATACATACTCAAGGTGTTTGACCTAGTTTACGTCCTCTCCGGGGGCGAGTCGGTGCCCATGTACCTCTCGGTGCTGGCTTACATGGTGTACTACGAGATATTCCGCATGTTCAAGTGGGGCTACGCAGCCGCGATAGCGACGTTGCTGACCGTTGCAGTGTTCCTGTTCTCCATAGGGATGCTGAAGAAGATGATAAGTGAAAGGGGAGTG
This window of the Thermococcus thermotolerans genome carries:
- the treT gene encoding trehalose synthase, whose translation is MFQVTKLPRKRIEDYPSVAGEDAVSRIMEKSEKLSGAKFAHVNSTAYGGGVAEILSNLVPLMNDVGIRAEWWVIEGSDEFFNVTKSFHNALQGNKDLKLTGEMKNLYIKTNEENAQKADLSEFDYVLIHDPQPAALIDFYEKTQPWIWRCHIDLSDPNMEFWAFLREYVQKYDRYIFHLPEYVQPDLNPEKTVIMPPSIDPLSEKNMELKESEVLKTLERFDVDPDRPIITQVARFDPWKGVFDVIEVYRKVKERIPEVQLLLVGVMAADDPEGWVYFEKTLRKIGEDYDVKVLTNLTGVHAREVNAFQRASDVVLQMSIREGFGLTVTEAMWKGKPVVGRAVGGIKFQVVDGETGFLVNGIEEAVEKVIYLLKHPEKAERLGISARERVRENFLITRHLERYLDLLLSFSGEG
- a CDS encoding extracellular solute-binding protein; protein product: MRFHAKRFALLLSVLLLAAFVSGCISGGGTSPTQTTSSPGQTTTQEQVEIVVYGQWGGVEGENFQKALKVYEQEHPNVKIKYVTQSKLRDAVLTELATGSPGFDIAILPWPALITELGQKNQLEPMNSVVDAYKGDIMENLLEPVKVGNTYYAVPIKAWAKPGIWYNVHDFEKYNVKPPETLDDLKAVCKVFEQNGIQPMASGAADKWPLSDIFEAVLIRVGGPQLHNDLMTHKVKWTDPQVIEAFKVLSDLIKDGCYGDPKVAIGEKWEVQVSRLGQGDVAMYFMGNWINLMLQNQGYKPGTDYDLIPFPVINPNADFAIVAGGDWVIIPKGAPHKDAAFELAKWLAGPEYQKIMVEQKGYLAPNLKVPKSAYDPVDAKIIDMMAKYTVVPDLDDNAPSGFQPIIWDKLFELWANPDNYQQIAQELEQYAEQYYGS
- a CDS encoding carbohydrate ABC transporter permease, producing the protein MGGRRDWLSRDFLILMMPAFILLLVFILYPIFNTFYLGFTKWDGFTQPQFVGIENYRTMMGDPLFWTSVKNNIFIFIVFLPFVTMLGLGFALLLHNSAVVGRNLLRGFVMLGMVMPLTVVGIVWMLLLDPNAGIVNHVLSFFGIEPRAWIQDPSTAIYFVIIGSLWAWQGFSTTVFLAGLEGLDIEVLEASIIDGANPWQRFRYVILPLLKPALIVVVTMSSIYILKVFDLVYVLSGGESVPMYLSVLAYMVYYEIFRMFKWGYAAAIATLLTVAVFLFSIGMLKKMISERGVGS